A genomic region of Ictidomys tridecemlineatus isolate mIctTri1 chromosome 10, mIctTri1.hap1, whole genome shotgun sequence contains the following coding sequences:
- the Cldn15 gene encoding claudin-15 → MSIAVESLGFFMAALGLLMLGVTLPNSYWRVSTVHGNVITTNTIFENLWYSCATDSLGVSNCWEFPSMLALSGYVQGCRALMITAILLGFLGLFLGILGLRCTKIGSMELSRKAKVAAIAGALDMLAGACGMVAISWYAVNITQDFFNPLYVGTKYELGPALYLGWSASLLCILGGICLCSSCCCASQEDPTTRAQLTYKTSTVVMPTATSDEGDSSFGKYGKNAYV, encoded by the exons ATGTCGATAGCTGTGGAGAGCCTTGGCTTCTTCATGGCAGCCCTGGGGCTGCTGATGCTGGGGGTGACCCTGCCAAACAGCTACTGGCGAGTGTCCACCGTGCACGGGAACGTTATCACCACCAACACCATCTTCGAGAACCTCTGGTACAGCTGTGCCACCGATTCCCTGGGAGTCTCCAACTGCTGGGAGTTCCCGTCCATGCTGGCCCTCTCTG GGTACGTCCAGGGCTGCCGTGCGCTCATGATCACCGCCATCCTCCTGGGCTTCCTTGGCCTCTTTCTAGGCATCCTGGGGCTGCGCTGCACCAAAATCGGGAGCATGGAGCTCTCCAGGAAAGCCAAGGTGGCAGCCATCGCGGGAGCCCTTGACATGCTGGCTG GGGCCTGCGGGATGGTGGCCATCTCCTGGTATGCCGTCAACATCACCCAGGACTTCTTCAACCCCCTCTACGTTGGAACCAA GTATGAGTTGGGCCCCGCCCTCTACCTGGGCTGGAGCGCCTCCCTGCTCTGCATCCTCGGTGGCATCTGCCTCTGTTCCAGCTGCTGCTGTGCCTCCCAGGAGGACCCCACCACAAG GGCCCAGCTTACCTATAAGACTTCCACAGTCGTGATGCCCACCGCCACCTCAGATGAAGGTGACAGCAGCTTTGGCAAATACGGCAAAAATGCTTATGTGTAG